Proteins encoded within one genomic window of Brassica rapa cultivar Chiifu-401-42 chromosome A09, CAAS_Brap_v3.01, whole genome shotgun sequence:
- the LOC103840783 gene encoding uncharacterized protein LOC103840783 yields the protein MSSFRYLSSKDASAVEDLLSQAKDLYDLEQVAAINLAGFTDSALPTDLETRFRRLKSLPVSRQPDPVSRQPNPVSSSKKLLFHSKSMAEKNHVNAFSASAFSVDEKRNFSGRIKHVHSRPLVSSVDGTRVFSGSIKRDQSVKSRDGKVLSPPTTTAQAVKLLSKEKSRTSSASSASIDLMSPSSSEPDQEKRSNRKPKSKLLVSWFDKLAPSRAMGCLFSPSIASSSNNKKHKNSSKPYDP from the coding sequence ATGTCGAGTTTCAGATATCTTTCTAGTAAAGACGCTTCAGCTGTGGAGGATCTTCTTTCACAGGCCAAGGATCTCTACGACCTTGAGCAAGTCGCCGCCATCAACCTTGCTGGCTTCACCGATTCTGCTCTTCCCACTGATCTTGAAACCCGTTTCCGCCGTCTCAAATCTCTCCCGGTTTCTCGACAACCCGACCCGGTTTCTCGACAACCCAACCCGGTTTCATCGTCCAAGAAGCTTCTCTTCCACTCCAAGAGCATGGCCGAGAAGAATCACGTAAACGCGTTTTCTGCTTCTGCTTTTTCCGTTGATGAGAAAAGGAACTTCTCCGGAAGAATCAAACATGTGCATTCTCGTCCGTTGGTTTCATCTGTTGACGGAACTCGGGTTTTCTCGGGAAGTATCAAACGCGACCAGAGTGTAAAATCTCGAGATGGTAAGGTTTTGTCGCCGCCAACAACAACAGCACAAGCAGTGAAGCTACTTTCTAAAGAGAAATCAAGAACTAGCTCAGCGTCGTCTGCCTCTATTGATTTAATGTCGCCATCATCGTCCGAACCAGACCAAGAAAAACGGTCAAACAGGAAACCAAAGTCCAAGTTGTTAGTTTCGTGGTTTGACAAGTTAGCACCATCAAGAGCCATGGGTTGCTTATTTTCTCCAAGCATAGCGTCATCatcaaacaacaaaaaacaCAAGAACAGCAGCAAACCGTATGATCCCTGA